A genomic stretch from bacterium includes:
- a CDS encoding long-chain fatty acid--CoA ligase, which produces MTENRSVPISPELTLPKLLLEQARRHGAHRVALREKEFGIWQSFTWADYLRHVREFSLGLVALGLQRGDKVAIVGDNRPEWVFAELAALCAGAVPLGIYQDSTATEVGYVIDHSDAVVVVAEDQEQVDKILELREKIPKVRHVVYADPKGMRAYEDPMLLAFTEVERRGRELDAQRPGLFDENVARGAGADTALIAYTSGTTGFPKGSLLTHTNMLSMAANLIAVDPKRPDDEFLSFLPLPWIGEQMMGVASALLVGFTVNFPEEPDTVQENLREIGPNVMFSPPRVWENLAASVQVKVMDASPLKRFAFHRAMPIGTRMADCRFQKKAPGLGLRAAYLLAYWTVFRALRDRLGFSRLRSASTGGAALGPDTFRFFHALGVNLKQIYGQTEISGISCIHRDGDVNFDSVGKPIPETEIRIAENGEILSRSPSVFSGYYKNDAATADVLREGWLHSGDAGYFTEDGHLIVIDRLKDVMHLTDGTRFSPQFIENKLKFSPYVKEAVVIGDKRERITALINIDMPIVGKWAEKQRIGYTTYTDLASKPEVYGLIEGEVRRVNRDLAKINPTAVISKFVLLYKELDADDDELTRTKKVRRGFIGERYKDVIEAMYDGRESVAIDATIKFQDGRTARIKTTVAVREVPKEARGYGVCVND; this is translated from the coding sequence ATGACCGAAAATAGATCTGTCCCCATTTCGCCGGAGCTGACGCTCCCCAAGCTGCTTCTCGAGCAGGCGCGGCGCCACGGCGCGCACCGCGTCGCGCTGCGCGAGAAGGAGTTCGGCATCTGGCAGTCCTTCACCTGGGCCGACTACCTGCGCCACGTGCGCGAGTTCTCGCTCGGGCTGGTCGCGCTCGGCCTGCAGCGGGGCGACAAGGTGGCGATCGTCGGCGACAACCGCCCCGAATGGGTCTTCGCCGAGCTGGCCGCGCTGTGCGCCGGCGCCGTGCCGCTGGGCATCTACCAGGACTCCACCGCGACGGAGGTCGGTTACGTCATCGACCACTCGGACGCCGTGGTCGTCGTCGCCGAGGACCAGGAGCAGGTCGACAAGATCCTCGAGCTGCGCGAGAAGATCCCGAAGGTCCGGCACGTCGTCTACGCCGACCCCAAGGGGATGCGCGCCTACGAGGACCCGATGCTGCTGGCCTTCACGGAGGTCGAGCGCCGCGGGCGCGAGCTGGACGCGCAGCGGCCGGGGCTCTTCGACGAGAACGTCGCGCGCGGCGCCGGCGCCGACACGGCGCTCATCGCCTACACCTCGGGGACCACCGGCTTCCCCAAGGGCTCGCTGCTGACGCACACGAACATGCTCTCGATGGCGGCGAACCTGATCGCGGTCGACCCCAAGCGCCCGGACGACGAGTTCCTCTCGTTCCTGCCGCTGCCCTGGATCGGCGAGCAGATGATGGGCGTCGCCAGCGCGCTGCTCGTCGGCTTCACGGTGAACTTCCCCGAGGAGCCGGACACCGTGCAGGAAAACCTGCGCGAGATCGGCCCGAACGTCATGTTCTCGCCGCCGCGCGTCTGGGAGAACCTCGCCGCCAGCGTGCAGGTCAAGGTCATGGACGCCTCCCCGCTCAAGCGCTTCGCGTTCCACCGCGCGATGCCGATCGGCACCCGCATGGCCGACTGCCGCTTCCAGAAGAAGGCGCCGGGCCTGGGCCTGCGCGCCGCGTACCTGCTCGCCTACTGGACCGTCTTCCGCGCCCTGCGCGACCGCCTCGGCTTCTCGCGGCTGCGCTCGGCCTCCACGGGCGGCGCGGCGCTCGGGCCGGACACCTTCCGCTTCTTCCACGCCCTCGGCGTGAATCTCAAGCAGATCTACGGGCAGACCGAGATCTCCGGCATCTCCTGCATCCACCGCGACGGGGACGTCAACTTCGACTCGGTCGGCAAGCCCATCCCCGAGACCGAGATCCGCATCGCCGAGAACGGCGAGATCCTCTCGCGGAGCCCGAGCGTCTTCTCGGGCTACTACAAGAACGACGCCGCGACCGCCGACGTCCTGCGCGAGGGCTGGCTGCACTCCGGCGACGCCGGCTACTTCACGGAAGACGGGCACCTGATCGTCATCGACCGGCTCAAGGACGTCATGCACCTGACGGACGGCACGCGCTTCTCGCCGCAGTTCATCGAGAACAAGCTCAAGTTCTCGCCGTACGTCAAGGAGGCGGTCGTCATCGGCGACAAGCGCGAGCGCATCACCGCGCTGATCAACATCGACATGCCGATCGTCGGCAAGTGGGCCGAGAAGCAGCGCATCGGCTACACGACCTACACCGACCTGGCCTCCAAGCCTGAGGTCTACGGGCTGATCGAGGGGGAAGTGCGCCGGGTCAACCGCGACCTGGCGAAGATCAACCCGACCGCGGTCATCAGCAAGTTCGTGCTGCTCTACAAGGAGCTGGACGCCGACGACGACGAGCTGACGCGCACGAAGAAGGTGCGGCGCGGCTTCATCGGCGAGCGCTACAAGGACGTCATCGAGGCCATGTACGACGGCCGCGAGTCGGTCGCGATCGACGCGACGATCAAGTTCCAGGACGGCCGCACCGCGCGCATCAAGACCACGGTCGCGGTGCGCGAGGTGCCGAAGGAGGCGCGGGGGTACGGGGTGTGCGTCAATGACTGA
- a CDS encoding ABC transporter ATP-binding protein: MGQAVSSAAADAPILELQDVSLHFGGITALDGVGFTVNKGEIFAVIGPNGAGKTSVFNCISGLYHPAKGKILFEGREITRMSPARRARLGLARSFQNIELFKGMTVVDNLMLGRHIHMKTGLLTGGLFFGPARREEIRNREVVEEIIDFLEIQAIRKKVVGTLAYGLQKRVELGRALALEPRVLLLDEPMAGMNAEETEDMARFVLDINEERETTIVLIEHDMGVVMDISDRICAIDFGVKLAEGPPAQIQSDPKVVSAYLGETDVLFNI; this comes from the coding sequence ATGGGACAGGCGGTTTCGAGCGCGGCGGCGGACGCGCCGATCCTCGAGCTCCAGGACGTCTCGCTGCACTTCGGCGGGATCACCGCGCTCGACGGCGTCGGCTTCACCGTCAACAAGGGCGAGATCTTCGCGGTCATCGGCCCCAACGGCGCCGGCAAGACGAGCGTCTTCAACTGCATCTCCGGGCTCTACCACCCGGCGAAGGGGAAGATCCTCTTCGAGGGGCGCGAGATCACGCGGATGAGCCCGGCGCGGCGCGCGCGGCTCGGGCTGGCGCGCTCGTTCCAGAACATCGAGCTGTTCAAGGGGATGACGGTCGTCGACAACCTCATGCTCGGCCGCCACATCCACATGAAGACCGGCCTGCTCACCGGCGGCCTCTTCTTCGGCCCGGCGCGGCGCGAGGAGATCCGCAACCGCGAGGTCGTCGAGGAGATCATCGACTTCCTCGAGATCCAGGCGATCCGCAAGAAGGTCGTCGGCACGCTCGCCTACGGGCTGCAGAAGCGCGTGGAGCTGGGCCGCGCGCTCGCGCTGGAGCCGCGCGTGCTCCTGCTGGACGAGCCGATGGCCGGCATGAACGCCGAGGAGACCGAGGACATGGCGCGCTTCGTCCTCGACATCAACGAGGAGCGCGAGACAACGATCGTCCTCATCGAGCACGACATGGGCGTCGTCATGGACATCTCGGATCGCATCTGCGCCATCGACTTCGGCGTCAAGCTCGCGGAGGGGCCGCCGGCGCAGATCCAGTCCGACCCGAAGGTCGTCAGCGCCTATCTCGGCGAGACGGACGTCCTGTTCAACATCTAG
- a CDS encoding branched-chain amino acid ABC transporter permease — MWFFLQLLVQGLAVGSVYSLIALGFVLIYKASGVINFAQGELLMLGAYACLAFLTQAQLPFWAALGLTLVAMGLAALVLERLVLRPLIGEPVISIIMATIGLAAVFKAATAAAWGTQLRSFPPIFPEQPVKLGQVVISQVYIWTFLTAMALMVAFALFFKFTRLGVAMRATANSHQVALSMGISVKAIFALSWCISAVVSAIGGVLIGSINGVNITFSDFGLKVFPAVILGGLDSIPGAVIGGLVIGILENLSGGYLSQVFGGGVKEVAPFVFLVLILMVKPYGLFGTEEIERV, encoded by the coding sequence ATCTGGTTCTTCCTGCAGCTGCTCGTGCAGGGGCTGGCGGTCGGCAGCGTCTACAGCCTGATCGCGCTGGGCTTCGTGCTCATCTACAAGGCCTCGGGCGTCATCAACTTCGCCCAGGGCGAGCTGCTCATGCTCGGCGCCTACGCCTGCCTCGCCTTCCTCACCCAGGCCCAGCTCCCCTTCTGGGCCGCGCTGGGCCTGACGCTCGTGGCGATGGGCCTCGCGGCGCTCGTGCTCGAGCGGCTCGTGCTGCGCCCGCTCATCGGCGAGCCGGTGATCTCGATCATCATGGCGACCATCGGGCTGGCGGCGGTCTTCAAGGCGGCCACCGCCGCGGCCTGGGGCACGCAGCTGCGCAGCTTCCCGCCGATCTTCCCGGAGCAGCCGGTGAAGCTCGGGCAGGTCGTGATCTCGCAGGTCTACATCTGGACCTTCCTGACTGCCATGGCGCTGATGGTCGCCTTCGCGCTGTTCTTCAAGTTCACCCGCCTGGGCGTGGCGATGCGCGCCACCGCCAACTCGCACCAGGTGGCCCTCTCGATGGGCATCAGCGTCAAGGCGATCTTCGCGCTCTCCTGGTGCATCTCGGCGGTCGTCTCGGCGATCGGCGGGGTGCTCATCGGCAGCATCAACGGCGTGAACATCACCTTCTCGGATTTCGGCCTCAAGGTCTTCCCGGCCGTGATCCTCGGCGGGCTCGACAGCATCCCCGGGGCGGTCATCGGCGGGCTGGTGATCGGCATCCTCGAGAACCTCTCGGGCGGCTACCTCTCGCAGGTCTTCGGCGGCGGCGTCAAGGAAGTCGCCCCCTTCGTCTTCCTGGTGCTGATCCTCATGGTCAAGCCCTACGGTCTCTTCGGCACCGAAGAGATCGAGCGGGTGTAG